A stretch of the Streptococcus suis genome encodes the following:
- a CDS encoding AraC family transcriptional regulator: MNIDYCSYSSHTDGYHDLRRNGFNHFLIRVQIEGRGKATIQSKTYQLEQGSIIFVPPGTHYELTIETNQLSGDYHLLITGDWLEDWWEKLDCPDFAALSSTDTIVTLWRLLSTEKLRPSHEQNHDLNTHLLKSIMLMIETEINARHSIQRPFIVTRMMRYIEEHALERLTLEDVANEVDLSVSRASHLFKDHTDKTIIQYAQHIKLEAAINQMKYTNMTLEQIAFTCGFGNYPYFHRLFTREYQMSPSQYRKIN; this comes from the coding sequence ATGAATATTGATTACTGCAGTTACTCATCACATACCGATGGTTATCACGACTTACGTCGTAACGGGTTTAATCACTTTTTAATTCGTGTACAAATTGAAGGAAGAGGTAAAGCGACTATTCAAAGTAAAACATATCAATTAGAACAAGGATCGATTATCTTTGTCCCTCCAGGCACACACTATGAACTGACGATTGAAACGAATCAATTAAGCGGGGATTATCATTTACTTATCACCGGGGATTGGTTAGAGGATTGGTGGGAAAAACTTGATTGTCCCGATTTTGCCGCGCTTTCATCAACCGATACGATTGTGACATTGTGGCGACTATTATCAACAGAAAAGCTCCGTCCCAGTCATGAACAAAACCATGACTTGAACACGCATCTATTGAAAAGCATTATGTTGATGATTGAAACAGAAATAAATGCCCGTCACTCAATTCAACGCCCCTTCATTGTGACTCGAATGATGCGTTATATTGAAGAACATGCACTCGAGCGACTAACACTTGAAGATGTTGCGAATGAAGTCGATTTAAGTGTCTCCCGTGCGAGTCATTTGTTTAAAGACCATACCGATAAGACGATAATTCAGTACGCTCAGCACATCAAATTAGAGGCGGCTATCAATCAAATGAAATATACCAATATGACCCTCGAACAAATCGCTTTTACGTGCGGCTTCGGTAACTATCCTTATTTTCACCGCCTATTCACCCGAGAGTATCAGATGTCACCGAGTCAGTATCGTAAAATTAATTAA
- a CDS encoding gfo/Idh/MocA family oxidoreductase, producing MKTLKVGIIGCGNIFPMHAASVMERDDAELVAVCDVKKDRADEKAEQLDTKSYYDYEEMMDTEQLDVVHICLPHYLHAPATAAATKRQIHVMTEKPMAINYDDAKAMIDGAKENGVTLGVIFQNRYNPGSQLIKNMLTSGELGAVKSGKLQVAWDRSDEYYQNSDWKGTWDKEGGGVIIDQAIHTMDLMRWFVDSELNYVDASISNRAHEIIEVEDAAEGVIAYKNGVVTAFHAINYYTYDAPVEIELHCENGLAKMVADKATVILNDGRTFIADHNPLETFTYDSGVKGYWGVSHVKQINNYYDVLQGKVDALDIPAEEALKTQQMINAVYQSGKEKQRVHF from the coding sequence ATGAAAACATTAAAAGTAGGCATCATTGGTTGCGGGAATATTTTTCCGATGCACGCGGCAAGTGTTATGGAAAGAGACGATGCTGAACTCGTCGCTGTCTGTGACGTAAAGAAAGATCGTGCTGATGAAAAAGCAGAGCAATTAGATACAAAATCTTATTATGATTACGAAGAGATGATGGACACAGAACAGCTAGACGTTGTGCATATTTGTTTACCGCACTACTTACACGCACCAGCAACAGCCGCCGCAACGAAACGGCAGATTCACGTGATGACAGAAAAACCGATGGCGATTAACTATGATGATGCCAAAGCGATGATTGACGGCGCAAAGGAAAACGGCGTGACACTAGGTGTTATTTTCCAAAACCGCTACAATCCAGGTTCACAATTAATTAAGAATATGTTGACCTCGGGTGAACTAGGCGCCGTGAAGTCGGGTAAATTACAAGTCGCATGGGACCGATCAGATGAATACTATCAAAACAGTGATTGGAAAGGGACTTGGGATAAAGAAGGCGGCGGTGTCATTATTGACCAAGCGATTCATACAATGGATTTAATGCGCTGGTTCGTTGATAGTGAGTTAAACTATGTCGATGCCTCAATCAGTAACCGTGCCCACGAAATCATTGAAGTAGAAGATGCAGCCGAAGGTGTGATTGCTTATAAAAATGGTGTCGTAACGGCCTTCCATGCGATTAATTACTATACGTATGATGCCCCAGTCGAAATTGAATTACACTGTGAAAATGGACTGGCGAAGATGGTGGCAGACAAAGCGACGGTTATATTAAATGACGGGCGCACCTTTATTGCGGATCATAACCCGCTTGAAACATTCACTTATGACTCAGGAGTGAAAGGGTACTGGGGTGTGAGTCATGTGAAACAAATCAATAATTATTATGACGTACTTCAAGGTAAAGTGGATGCACTTGATATCCCAGCTGAAGAAGCACTTAAAACCCAACAAATGATTAATGCTGTCTATCAATCAGGAAAAGAAAAACAACGTGTACATTTCTAA
- a CDS encoding trehalose utilization protein ThuA, translating into MNILVWNENRHEQKNPKVSEIYPEGIHGAIKSFLTEAGHEVTTATLDEENHGLSDHLLNQTDVLIWWGHLAHDEVKDEWVEKIQQRVLDGMGLLVLHSGHFSKIFKKLMGTSCDLKWREADDKERLWVIDPTHPIVSGLGSYIELEKEEMYGEHFDIPAPDELVFVSWFEGGEVFRSGATYKRGRGKVFYFRPGHETYPTYHNQEIQTVIKNAVNWLKVTQTNQPTYGNSRPLETISKKG; encoded by the coding sequence ATGAATATTTTAGTGTGGAACGAAAACAGACATGAACAAAAAAATCCAAAAGTCAGTGAGATTTACCCGGAAGGTATTCATGGGGCAATTAAAAGCTTTTTGACAGAGGCAGGTCACGAGGTGACAACGGCAACCTTGGATGAAGAAAACCATGGTCTATCTGATCATTTATTAAATCAAACCGATGTATTAATTTGGTGGGGCCACCTGGCGCACGATGAAGTAAAAGATGAGTGGGTAGAAAAGATTCAACAACGTGTATTAGATGGTATGGGCTTATTAGTCCTTCACTCAGGTCACTTCTCTAAAATCTTTAAAAAGCTTATGGGAACCAGTTGTGATTTAAAGTGGCGTGAAGCGGATGATAAAGAACGTTTATGGGTTATTGATCCGACTCACCCGATTGTTTCTGGGTTAGGGAGTTATATTGAGCTTGAAAAGGAAGAAATGTACGGGGAACATTTTGATATTCCAGCCCCTGATGAATTGGTCTTTGTCAGTTGGTTTGAAGGCGGCGAAGTCTTTAGAAGTGGGGCAACATATAAACGCGGACGCGGGAAAGTCTTTTACTTTAGACCGGGTCATGAAACGTACCCAACGTATCATAATCAAGAGATTCAAACGGTGATTAAAAATGCTGTTAACTGGTTAAAAGTAACCCAAACAAATCAGCCGACCTACGGCAATAGCAGGCCACTAGAAACTATTTCAAAGAAGGGATGA
- a CDS encoding sugar phosphate isomerase/epimerase → MIPVAIQLFTLREACQQDMKQTLERVKAIGFQGVELAGYGNLTVEEVRAILDALDLTVAGSHVPLTDLINRLDEVINEQKLLGNTRVVCPFILPEDRTHEFYQDLPSVLQSIQLELQSHGMDLLYHHHDFELEPYSDDENVLEYLLRTVDGLKLELDVYWIQKAGEDPITWINKYKDQLALVHLKDMTKDERATFAPLGTGRTDLSTILNTATPAYWIVEQDQTDGDPFDSIQTSMTFLKNEGVI, encoded by the coding sequence ATGATACCGGTAGCGATTCAGCTCTTCACTTTACGTGAAGCGTGTCAACAAGATATGAAACAAACATTAGAGCGAGTGAAAGCCATCGGCTTTCAAGGTGTTGAACTGGCCGGCTATGGCAATTTAACGGTGGAGGAAGTTAGAGCTATCCTAGATGCGCTTGATTTAACCGTCGCCGGTAGTCATGTACCACTCACAGACTTAATTAACCGGTTAGATGAGGTAATTAACGAACAAAAATTGTTAGGTAATACACGGGTGGTATGTCCTTTTATCTTACCAGAAGACCGGACGCATGAATTTTATCAAGATTTACCGTCTGTCTTACAGTCGATTCAACTAGAACTACAATCACATGGAATGGACTTACTGTATCATCACCATGATTTTGAATTAGAACCTTATAGTGATGATGAAAATGTGCTTGAGTACCTACTCAGAACAGTTGACGGTTTAAAACTAGAGTTAGACGTGTACTGGATTCAAAAAGCTGGGGAAGATCCGATTACGTGGATCAATAAGTATAAAGACCAACTTGCACTTGTTCACTTAAAAGATATGACGAAAGATGAGCGAGCGACCTTTGCGCCATTAGGGACAGGGCGTACAGATTTATCAACGATTCTAAATACAGCGACACCTGCTTACTGGATTGTGGAACAAGACCAAACCGATGGTGATCCGTTTGATTCGATTCAAACAAGTATGACGTTTTTAAAAAATGAAGGAGTGATTTAA
- a CDS encoding gfo/Idh/MocA family oxidoreductase, whose product MSKLKVAVIGCGSISKYRHLPEYHQNEAVEIVALCDIVASRAEAMQELYGGAVYTDYEELLKNETVDLVSVCLPNALHAPVSIAALESGAHVLCEKPMATTQAEAEAMIEASEKSGKTLMIAHNQRFVRSHQKAKELIAEGAIGKVYSFRTTFGHGGPEGWSVDGENSWFFRKDDAVIGAMGDLGVHKADLIRYILGEEFTEVSAMVETNAKENISVDDNAVCLLKSTSGVIGTLTASWAYKVNESNATVIYGEKGVLRLEDDPNYSLIATYTDGSKVNYELGKIQTNEEGQQTSTGVVSHFVESVRTNTKPLIDGVEGKKSLGIILAAMESSQTGRTIKLN is encoded by the coding sequence ATGAGTAAATTAAAAGTAGCAGTCATTGGTTGTGGGAGTATTAGTAAATATCGTCACTTACCTGAATATCATCAAAATGAGGCAGTAGAAATTGTCGCCTTGTGCGATATTGTCGCTTCACGTGCTGAAGCGATGCAAGAACTTTATGGTGGTGCGGTCTATACAGATTATGAGGAACTTTTAAAAAATGAAACGGTTGACCTTGTGAGTGTCTGCCTACCGAACGCGCTCCATGCGCCGGTCTCAATTGCTGCACTTGAAAGTGGTGCTCACGTGTTATGTGAAAAGCCGATGGCAACAACACAAGCTGAAGCAGAAGCGATGATTGAAGCAAGCGAGAAAAGCGGAAAAACGTTAATGATCGCGCATAATCAGCGGTTTGTACGTTCACACCAAAAGGCAAAAGAATTGATCGCAGAAGGAGCAATCGGAAAAGTATATAGCTTCCGTACGACATTTGGTCATGGTGGACCAGAAGGCTGGAGTGTTGACGGCGAAAACTCATGGTTCTTTAGAAAAGACGATGCGGTAATCGGGGCAATGGGTGACTTAGGTGTGCATAAGGCCGACCTGATTCGCTATATTTTAGGTGAAGAGTTTACTGAAGTATCAGCGATGGTTGAAACGAATGCGAAAGAGAATATCAGTGTCGATGATAACGCTGTGTGTCTCTTAAAGAGTACTTCCGGTGTGATTGGCACATTAACAGCGAGTTGGGCATATAAAGTTAACGAAAGTAATGCCACTGTTATTTACGGGGAAAAAGGTGTGTTACGTCTTGAAGATGATCCAAATTATAGCTTGATTGCCACGTATACGGATGGCAGTAAAGTCAACTATGAACTTGGAAAAATCCAAACGAACGAAGAAGGTCAACAAACATCTACGGGTGTCGTAAGTCACTTTGTTGAATCGGTGAGAACGAATACAAAGCCTTTAATCGATGGTGTGGAAGGTAAGAAGTCATTAGGTATTATTCTTGCGGCGATGGAATCAAGTCAAACAGGTCGAACGATTAAATTAAACTAA
- a CDS encoding sugar phosphate isomerase/epimerase, translated as MKLGVFTVLFADKNLEEMLDYVKNAGLDAVEIGTGGYPGDAHLKLDVLLNSEAERQTFLEKVNSRGLTISALSCHGNPVSPDEAFRKDSHETLVKTIKLAGLLNIPVVNTFSGTPGDSEDGKYPNWPVTPWPEEYSTVLKWQWEEKLVPYWKEINTIAEENNVKIGLELHAGFLVHTPHTMLKLREQTGNAIGANLDPSHLWWQGIDPVAAIKILGKANAIHHFHAKDTYIDQEHVNMYGLTDMQPYSEVQSRAWTFRSVGYGHSVKVWSDIISALRTYGYDHVISIEHEDPIMSIDEGFMRAVENLKSVLIYDQPADMWWA; from the coding sequence ATGAAATTAGGTGTCTTTACCGTATTATTTGCGGATAAAAATCTCGAAGAGATGTTAGATTATGTGAAAAATGCAGGGTTAGATGCGGTTGAAATTGGTACAGGTGGCTATCCAGGTGATGCGCACTTAAAACTCGATGTGTTACTAAATAGCGAAGCAGAAAGACAAACCTTTTTAGAAAAGGTCAATTCACGTGGTTTAACAATCAGTGCCCTTAGTTGCCACGGGAATCCCGTCTCACCAGATGAAGCTTTTAGAAAAGACTCACACGAAACGTTAGTCAAAACGATCAAACTTGCAGGACTATTAAACATTCCAGTGGTCAATACCTTCTCTGGTACACCGGGAGATTCGGAAGATGGTAAATATCCAAACTGGCCCGTAACACCGTGGCCAGAAGAATACAGTACCGTACTTAAGTGGCAATGGGAAGAAAAACTCGTGCCTTACTGGAAAGAAATAAACACGATTGCAGAAGAAAATAACGTTAAGATTGGTTTAGAACTGCATGCGGGCTTCTTAGTTCATACGCCGCATACGATGTTAAAATTACGTGAACAGACAGGGAATGCGATTGGAGCTAACCTTGACCCAAGTCACTTATGGTGGCAAGGGATTGACCCTGTCGCGGCCATTAAGATCCTTGGAAAAGCCAATGCGATTCATCACTTCCACGCAAAAGATACGTATATTGACCAGGAACATGTGAATATGTACGGTTTAACGGATATGCAGCCATATAGTGAGGTGCAATCACGCGCTTGGACATTCCGTTCTGTTGGCTATGGTCACTCAGTGAAAGTATGGAGTGATATTATTAGCGCTCTGCGTACGTATGGGTATGATCATGTCATTAGTATTGAACATGAGGATCCCATTATGTCGATTGATGAAGGGTTTATGCGTGCGGTTGAGAACTTAAAATCTGTGTTGATTTATGACCAACCAGCTGATATGTGGTGGGCATAA
- a CDS encoding uracil-DNA glycosylase family protein codes for MELADIRQAIMEDLTNQAFTKKGIKPLFQASSTAKILIIGQAPGLKTQEKGRLFDDASGENLRKWLGVDREFFYASGHFAILPMDFYYPGKGKSGDLPPRKDFAPKWHPLIMNQLPQIELTLLIGKYAQDYYLGESHRTLTERVENAADYLPTYFPLPHPSPRNNIWQAKHPWFVEEILPLLKNNINILIKQN; via the coding sequence ATGGAACTTGCTGATATTCGTCAGGCGATTATGGAGGATTTAACCAATCAAGCTTTTACGAAAAAAGGGATAAAGCCGCTTTTCCAAGCATCGTCTACCGCAAAAATTCTCATTATTGGACAGGCACCGGGATTAAAAACACAAGAAAAAGGTCGCTTATTTGATGATGCTAGTGGAGAGAATCTGCGGAAATGGTTGGGAGTAGACAGGGAATTCTTCTATGCATCTGGTCATTTTGCTATTCTTCCTATGGATTTCTATTATCCAGGAAAAGGGAAGTCTGGGGATTTGCCGCCTCGCAAGGATTTTGCGCCCAAATGGCACCCACTCATTATGAATCAACTACCCCAGATTGAGCTGACCTTGTTGATCGGTAAGTATGCCCAGGACTATTATTTAGGAGAATCCCATAGGACTTTGACCGAGAGAGTGGAGAATGCAGCTGATTACCTACCCACCTATTTTCCCCTACCTCACCCATCGCCAAGGAACAATATATGGCAAGCTAAACATCCTTGGTTTGTTGAAGAGATTTTGCCACTGCTGAAAAATAACATAAATATATTGATAAAGCAAAACTAA
- a CDS encoding TPM domain-containing protein → MRKWKTLIVTGLTILAVCLLIPPALVNANQIPDRPIDTTVVDDTQLLSSETIAEIDQLNLNWSTTEQGLQVGVYMTNSLWTDIESLANETFRQWQVGFSGTNNGILLVIAIEDREFRIETSDNAATVLTDVESKEILENAREFFRQEDYNGGVTYIVQSIGDQFYGTSVGQSQLATLDERTSEEEEGFFAFLTVVVVIIIFVIIEKSSRGGGGPGNLLWMLVDDQHHHRNHHSSNSSSSGFGGGGWSGGGGGGGGSSSGW, encoded by the coding sequence ATGAGAAAATGGAAAACACTGATTGTCACTGGTCTAACTATTTTAGCGGTTTGTTTGTTAATTCCACCTGCCTTGGTAAATGCAAACCAGATTCCCGATCGGCCGATAGATACAACAGTAGTAGATGATACTCAATTACTTTCTAGCGAGACCATTGCAGAAATTGATCAGCTTAATCTCAATTGGTCAACAACCGAACAAGGTTTACAGGTCGGTGTCTATATGACGAATAGTCTTTGGACAGATATCGAAAGTTTGGCCAATGAGACATTTCGTCAGTGGCAAGTTGGATTTTCAGGCACAAATAATGGGATACTTCTGGTTATTGCAATAGAAGATAGGGAATTTCGGATTGAAACGTCAGATAATGCTGCGACAGTCTTGACAGATGTAGAATCAAAAGAAATTCTCGAAAATGCAAGAGAATTCTTTCGACAGGAAGATTACAATGGCGGTGTGACCTATATTGTTCAATCCATTGGTGATCAGTTTTATGGTACCAGCGTTGGTCAGAGCCAGTTAGCCACCTTAGATGAGAGAACATCGGAAGAGGAGGAGGGCTTTTTCGCTTTCTTAACTGTTGTCGTTGTGATTATTATTTTTGTGATAATTGAAAAATCCAGTCGTGGTGGTGGTGGACCAGGCAATTTGCTCTGGATGTTGGTGGATGATCAGCATCACCACCGCAATCATCACTCGTCTAATTCCTCATCGTCCGGCTTCGGTGGCGGTGGTTGGTCCGGTGGTGGCGGAGGAGGTGGAGGTTCCTCTTCCGGTTGGTAA
- a CDS encoding LemA family protein → MKKKWLVLLIPVLALLFLGLGAVGQYNGLVDSFAEVENAQANVDTQLQRRYDLIPNVVAAVKGAMEHEEEIFTAIAEARAKIGSSQQGTGEYNQAQSQLDSAVSRLLVVAENYPQLTANQQVSDLITELEGTENRILVARKDYNAVATSYNKKIKRFPTSIYAGLFGYEKVELFQATNDAATTVPSVDLSDEE, encoded by the coding sequence ATGAAAAAGAAATGGTTGGTTCTCCTCATTCCAGTCCTAGCTCTGCTATTTTTAGGATTGGGAGCAGTCGGGCAATACAATGGCTTGGTGGACAGTTTTGCTGAAGTTGAAAACGCGCAAGCCAATGTAGACACACAGTTGCAACGACGCTATGACTTGATACCTAATGTAGTCGCAGCTGTCAAAGGAGCCATGGAACACGAGGAAGAAATATTTACTGCTATTGCAGAAGCGCGTGCTAAAATTGGCTCCAGTCAACAGGGAACGGGTGAATATAACCAAGCTCAAAGTCAGTTGGATTCTGCAGTTTCTCGACTATTGGTAGTGGCAGAAAACTATCCACAATTGACAGCTAATCAACAGGTTTCAGACTTGATTACAGAGCTTGAAGGTACTGAGAATCGAATCTTAGTTGCCCGTAAAGATTATAACGCAGTGGCAACATCTTACAATAAAAAAATCAAACGCTTCCCAACATCAATCTATGCAGGTCTATTCGGATATGAAAAAGTTGAACTCTTCCAAGCAACAAATGATGCAGCAACGACTGTGCCAAGTGTTGATTTGAGTGACGAAGAGTAG
- the mnmE gene encoding tRNA uridine-5-carboxymethylaminomethyl(34) synthesis GTPase MnmE — MITKEFDTITAISTPLGEGAIGIVRLSGTDAFSIASKVFKGKDLATVPSHSLNYGHIIDPATGQVLDEVMLGAMRSPKTFTREDVIEINTHGGIAVTNEILQLLIRQGARMAEPGEFTKRAFLNGRVDLTQAEAVMDVIRAKTDKAMHNAVRQLDGSLSQLINETRQEILNTLAQVEVNIDYPEYDDVEEATTDLVREKTLQFQALLENLLRTARRGKILREGIATAIIGRPNVGKSSLLNNLLREEKAIVTDIAGTTRDVIEEYVNIKGVPLKLIDTAGIRETDDIVEKIGVERSKKALEEADLVLLVLNASEPLTEQDRNLLAISNMANRIILLNKTDLEEKIEADQLPEDVIRISVLENQNIDQIEEKINQLFFENAGLVEQDATYLSNSRHISLIEQAVQSLQAVNDGLEMGMPVDLLQVDLTRCWQILGEITGDAAPDELITQLFSQFCLGK, encoded by the coding sequence ATGATCACAAAAGAATTCGATACAATAACTGCTATTTCGACTCCTCTCGGAGAGGGAGCAATTGGGATTGTTCGTCTGTCTGGTACAGATGCATTTTCCATTGCAAGCAAAGTTTTTAAAGGAAAGGACTTAGCGACTGTGCCAAGTCATAGTCTGAACTATGGACATATTATTGATCCAGCGACTGGACAGGTACTGGATGAAGTGATGCTCGGTGCCATGCGATCTCCAAAGACCTTTACGCGAGAAGATGTTATTGAAATCAATACACATGGGGGTATCGCCGTCACGAATGAAATTCTTCAATTGTTGATTAGACAAGGTGCCCGAATGGCTGAGCCTGGTGAGTTTACCAAGCGGGCCTTTCTCAACGGACGTGTGGATTTGACCCAGGCAGAGGCTGTCATGGATGTCATCCGTGCCAAGACCGACAAGGCTATGCACAACGCAGTCCGTCAGTTGGATGGCTCTCTCTCCCAACTGATTAATGAAACACGTCAGGAAATCCTCAATACTTTGGCTCAAGTCGAAGTGAATATTGATTATCCAGAGTATGATGATGTTGAAGAGGCAACCACAGACTTAGTCCGTGAGAAGACTCTCCAGTTTCAAGCTCTTTTGGAAAATCTTCTCCGAACCGCTCGTCGAGGTAAGATTTTACGTGAAGGTATCGCAACAGCTATTATCGGCCGACCAAATGTGGGAAAATCCAGCCTACTCAATAATCTCCTCCGTGAGGAAAAAGCCATCGTTACAGATATAGCAGGGACAACTCGCGACGTTATCGAAGAATACGTCAACATCAAAGGCGTCCCCCTCAAGCTGATTGATACCGCTGGTATCCGTGAAACAGATGACATCGTTGAAAAAATTGGTGTGGAACGGTCTAAAAAAGCGCTTGAGGAGGCCGACCTGGTCCTACTTGTCCTCAACGCATCTGAGCCACTTACCGAACAAGACCGAAATCTATTAGCCATTTCAAACATGGCTAATCGCATTATCTTGCTCAATAAAACAGACCTAGAAGAAAAAATTGAAGCTGATCAACTACCTGAGGATGTCATTCGCATCTCTGTCTTAGAAAACCAAAACATTGATCAAATCGAAGAAAAAATCAATCAACTTTTCTTTGAAAATGCAGGTTTGGTAGAACAAGATGCTACTTACTTATCTAATTCAAGACATATATCCTTGATTGAACAAGCTGTCCAAAGTCTTCAGGCAGTTAATGATGGATTGGAAATGGGTATGCCTGTCGACTTGTTACAGGTAGACCTAACACGTTGTTGGCAAATACTGGGCGAAATCACAGGAGATGCCGCTCCAGATGAATTAATCACACAACTCTTTAGCCAATTTTGTCTTGGAAAATAA